A DNA window from Synchiropus splendidus isolate RoL2022-P1 chromosome 2, RoL_Sspl_1.0, whole genome shotgun sequence contains the following coding sequences:
- the LOC128754925 gene encoding transmembrane channel-like protein 6 gives MARNVNFDLNHPQMEAGLESPVDEEGVHDSFHQLINEQTQRGARSDAFELQPLQEDLEQENEDEILYMPDSRGDLRDQRRHGRGEDLVEDESQTDPLIADRWSSATLKILSSMPSRTIGRSRGAIISQYYNRTMKLRRRKQSRPTIHEFSRSARPSILGYGMETDGTEEETKKRERLVNNLQNLSVSDRVRMLRGMPLSVPEKRELRRLALQKERRTLSGSQIPCYSRLKYYIIIAVRHGWYSLLSFLHSLQLWQVALKRVSGRFGTGVLSYFLFLKTLLFFNLFLFLVTGVFLVLPQAVHPPKLLQERPKFAGLELLTGAGYFTDTVMYYGYYSNYTLLRGCDHGGKNESDQTSPECEPGRLSYKMPLAYFFTISMSFFITCIILVYSMSKTFGQSFRIDKSHSILAMKVFCSWDFKVIKGSSVQLMSENICTQIKELLAEVNHKKVTITMCQRLRKLMIHTLAWLICITCSTACLLGIYYLSEHMHQNLQHSVRFIQDPLVNEASLLALPVVVSLINMLLPGLFYLAAWMEDYESPSVRTYVAICRNLMLKVSILGVLCYHWLYRVASNPSSIGLPCWETFVGQELYRFLLMDFIFTLLDTLCGELLWRVFSEKVLQRRRKPVFDIVRNVLELIYGQSLAWLGVLFTPLLPAVQILKLLLLFYIKKSSVMMNCQAPRKPYRVSQMTTIFITLLCFPSFLGASVCVTYTMWSITPSSSCGPFRELKTMFQAGKIWVQELEKDNPKLSVLASVHTYLVENPFFLFVGAGIFLIVIYFHIQVVDGQRKIISLLQEQIQNEGEDKKFLITRLQSVHEKKKSPARRLTSQDSSC, from the exons ATGGCTCGGAATGTGAACTTTGACCTGAACCACCCTCAAATGGAAGCCGGGCTTGA AAGTCCGGTTGATGAGGAGGGTGTTCATGACTCGTTTCACCAACTGATAAATGAGCAGACACAGAGAGGAGCGAGGTCTGATGCCTTCGAGCTGCAGCCGCTACAAGAAGACCTGGAGCAGGAGAATGAAG atgAAATCTTGTACATGCCTGACTCCAGAGGGGACCTCAGGGATCAGAGGCGTCATGGGAGAGGAGAGGACCTCGTTGAGGATGAAAGCCAGACGGACCCCCTTATAGCAGATCGGTGGTCCTCAGCCACCCTGAAGATCCTGTCGTCCATGCCCAGTCGCACCATTG GCCGCAGCAGAGGAGCCATTATCTCTCAGTACTACAACAGAACCATGAAGCTGCGGAGACGCAAACAGAGCCGGCCCACCATCCACGAGTTCTCTCGCTCAGCCAGGCCCAGCATCCTCGGCTACGGCATGGAGACGGACGGCACTGAGGAAGAAA CAAAGAAACGAGAACGGCTGGTGAACAACCTGCAGAATCTGTCTGTGAGTGACCGGGTCAGGATGCTGCGAGGGATGCCTCTGAGTGTCCCTGAAAAAAGGGAACTTAG GAGGTTAGCATTACAGAAGGAGCGCCGCACGCTCTCAGGCAGCCAGATTCCCTGCTACAGTCGACTCAAATATTACATCATCATT GCTGTGAGACATGGCTGGTACAGCTTGCTCTCCTTCCTTCACTCCCTCCAGTTGTGGCAGGTGGCCCTGAAGCGAGTGAGCGGACGTTTCGGCACTGGAGTCCTCTcttacttcctcttcctcaagaccctcctcttcttcaacctcttcctcttcctggtgACCGGTGTGTTCTTGGTGCTTCCACAAGCGGTGCATCCTCCGAAACTGTTGCAGGAGAGACCAAAGTTCGCAGGATTGGAGCTGCTCACTGGAGCG GGTTATTTCACAGACACAGTGATGTACTATGGGTACTACTCAAATTACACGCTATTGAGAGGTTGCGACCACGGGGGGAAGAATGAGTCCGACCAGACCAGTCCGGAGTGTGAGCCCGGACGCCTCTCTTACAAAATGCCTCTTGCCTACTTCTTCACCATCAGCATGTCTTTCTTCATCACGTGTATTATACTTGTTTACAG TATGTCCAAAACATTTGGGCAGAGTTTCCGAATCGACAAATCTCACAGTATCCTGGCCATGAAGGTGTTCTGCTCCTGGGACTTCAAGGTCATCAAGGGCTCTTCAGTGCAACTCATGTCTGAGAATATCTGCACTCAGATCAAG GAACTGCTTGCTGAAGTCAATCATAAGAAGGTCACCATCACCATGTGCCAGAGACTGCGGAAGCTGATGATTCACACTCTGGCCTGGTTGATTTGCATCACCTGCAGCACAGCCTGCTTGCTTGGCATTTACTACTTATCAGAACACATGCACCAG AACCTCCAGCATAGCGTCCGCTTCATTCAGGACCCGCTGGTGAATGAGGCCAGTCTTCTGGCACTTCCTGTGGTTGTGTCCCTCATAAACATGCTGTTGCCAGGCCTGTTCTACTTGGCAGCCTGGATGGAAGACTACGAGTCACCGTCCGTACGCACATATGTGGCCATCTGCAG GAACCTGATGTTAAAAGTGAGCATTCTCGGGGTGCTCTGCTACCACTGGCTGTATCGAGTGGCTTCCAACCCGTCGAGTATTGGCCTGCCG TGTTGGGAGACGTTTGTAGGGCAGGAGCTTTACAGATTCCTGCTGATGGACTTCATCTTCACTCTGCTGGACACTCTGTGTGGGGAACTGCTTTGGAG GGTGTTTTCTGAGAAGGTGCTTCAGAGACGGAGGAAGCCTGTGTTTGATATCGTCAGGAACGTATTGGAGCTCATCTATGGACAGTCATTGGCCTG GTTGGGAGTTCTTTTCACTCCGCTTCTGCCTGCTGTGCAGatactgaagctgctgctgctcttctacaTCAAGAAG AGCAGCGTGATGATGAACTGTCAGGCCCCCAGGAAGCCCTACAGAGTCAGCCAGATGACTACGATCTTCATCACGCTTCTCTGCTTCCCATCTTTTCTCGGCGCCTCTGTGTGCGTCACATACACTATGTGGAG CATCACCCCGTCGTCGTCCTGCGGCCCGTTCCGTGAGCTCAAAACAATGTTTCAGGCTGGCAAAATCTGGGTGCAAGAACTGGAAAAAGACAACCCCAAACTTTCAGTGCTAGCCAGTGTCCACACATATCTAGTGGAAAACCCATTTTTCCTGTTTGTGGGAGCTGGGATCTTTCT CATCGTCATTTACTTCCATATCCAAGTTGTGGATGGCCAGAGAAAGATCATCAGCTTGTTGCAGGagcaaatacaaaat gagGGAGAAGACAAAAAATTCCTCATCACTCGTCTGCAGTCCGtccatgagaagaaaaagagtccAGCTCGACGACTCACCAGTCAA GACTCTTCCTGTTGA
- the LOC128754926 gene encoding transmembrane channel-like protein 7 encodes MEDCVPEKSEALSDDGSPVTWPSECDYYNTEIYDLLPSSQAGQSELSSHDGPDGHSSRQPREKTSQQPLKNLPVCLQRKREIRDRRTQNIDAWESWKSSKGRRRWAQMRGVLKSLLPWQQMLHTIEGRFGVGVKAYFVFLRYLVYLNMLNCALVWTFILGPTVYYGRSNNSEALVFGSNDSFLDFFLGSGFLARSPLYFDYYTRGALDSPCVNTPQLYVAGILSILLISLIMAVRRTAVGYKHNWILGSQYRMNVSFRIFCGWDFNIKEPDSAERKHSFIRNGLKLLLLEQSFHFSITQRTLGRRVCIHFLRSLLNIIVLLLLAGSFYLIYKAIEISKKKGLEDQYWFVRLPFQYLPPITITSVNLILPLIFRKIAAFEEYSFTTQVNVTLVRSIVLKLTSLGIYLYFVITGSPQHREDHFGQEMYKLCVFSFLTTVCKAFLLSFPKKLMVEKYPSSCLARMLGEQYFEIPFNVLDLVYAQTVSWVGVYFCPLLPLISTFTLMLTIYVKKFTVLRCCVAEKRLFRASNSSVLFHFMLLLGVLMAATTLIFNFHLQESSKNNATAHGPFRTGETLLSVANVCVTSLPTHAQSAIYYLSSQAFALPLLLIEIMILIWFVSLGRNNRRAIESLKNVLASSSSDKRFLVIKNMTTFKEEKKPRPRKRSKSKISDANLDQTLQSVERL; translated from the exons ATGGAAGACTGCGTCCCTGAAAAGTCTGAGGCTCTTTCAG ATGACGGCTCTCCAGTCACCTGGCCATCGGAATGTGATTACTATAACACAGAAATCTACGATCTGTTGCCCAGCAGCCAGGCTGGCCAATCAGAACTGTCGTCGCACGATGGTCCCGACGGGCACTCATCCCGACAACCCAGAGAAAAGACAAGTCAGCAGCCCCTCAAGAATCTGCCCGTCTGCCTTCAACGAAAGAGAGAAATCAG GGACAGGCGTACCCAAAATATAGACGCCTGGGAGTCCTGGAAGAGCAGCAAGGGGAGGAGAAGATGGGCACAAATGAGAGGTGTCCTAAAAagtctgttgccatggcagcaaaTGCTTCATACCATCGAAG GCAGGTTCGGAGTGGGCGTGAAGGCCTACTTTGTTTTCCTCAGATATCTGGTTTACTTGAACATGCTCAACTGTGCTCTTGTTTGGACCTTCATTTTGGGACCGACCGTATACTATGGCAGGAGCAACAACAGTG AAGCATTGGTGTTTGGTAGTAATGACTCCTTTCTGGATTTCTTTTTGGGATCC GGCTTTCTGGCCCGCTCTCCGCTCTACTTTGACTACTACACCCGTGGCGCCCTGGACTCACCCTGTGTGAACACACCACAATTGTACGTCGCTGGGATCCTCAGCATCCTTCTGATCAGTCTGATCATGGCAGTCCGTAG AACTGCTGTCGGGTACAAGCACAATTGGATTCTAGGAAGTCAATACAGAATGAACGTGAGCTTCAGGATCTTCTGTGGGTGGGACTTCAACATCAAGGAGCCCGACTCTGCCGAGCGAAAACACAGCTTCATTCGAAATGGACTTAAG CTTCTTCTGCTTGAGCAGAGTTTCCATTTCTCCATCACTCAGAGGACACTTGGGCGCCGTGTTTGTATCCACTTCCTCAGGTCCCTCCTCAACATAATCGTCCTGTTACTATTGGCTGGGTCCTTCTACTTAATCTACAAAGCCATAGAAATATCGAAGAAAAAGGGACTGGAG GACCAGTACTGGTTTGTCAGACTTCCATTCCAGTACCTGCCTCCCATCACCATCACCTCTGTCAACCTAATCCTGCCTCTTATCTTCCGGAAGATCGCTGCGTTTGAAGAATACTCTTTCACGACTCAGGTCAACGTAACTCTGGTCAG GAGCATCGTCTTAAAGTTAACATCTCTGGGGATCTACTTATACTTTGTCATTACTGGAAGCCCTCAA CACAGGGAGGACCATTTTGGTCAGGAGATGTACAAACTCTGTGTCTTCAGCTTCCTCACCACAGTTTGCAAAGCCTTCCTCCTGAGCTTCCCCAAGAA GTTGATGGTTGAAAAGTACCCCTCTTCTTGTCTGGCCCGGATGTTGGGGGAGCAATATTTTGAGATTCCTTTCAACGTGCTGGACCTGGTTTATGCGCAGACGGTGTCTTGGGTGGGAGTGTACTTCTGCCCTCTGCTGCCTCTCATCAGCACCTTCACCCTGATGTTGACCATCTACGTCAAAAAG TTCACAGTCCTGCGCTGCTGTGTGGCTGAGAAGAGGCTGTTCCGAGCCTCTAACTCATCAGTTCTCTTCCACTTCATGCTGTTGCTGGGGGTCCTGATGGCTGCGACCACGCTGATCTTCAACTTTCACCTCCAAGAATCTTCGAAAAATAACGC cACTGCACATGGGCCTTTCAGAACCGGAGAAACTCTGTTGAGTGTGGccaatgtgtgtgtgaccagTCTGCCCACACATGCTCAGTCAGCTATTTACTATCTCAGCTCACAAGCCTTTGctctgccgctgctgctcaTTGAGAT CATGATCTTGATCTGGTTTGTGTCTCTGGGGAGAAACAACAGAAGAGCCATTGAGAGTCTTAAAAACGTGTTAGCTTCG AGCAGTTCAGACAAGCGCTTCCTGGTGATCAAAAATATGACAACGttcaaagaagaaaagaagcccAGACCCAGGAAGAGATCGAAAAGCAAGATTTCAGATGCAAACCTCGACCAAACTTTACAGTCTGTGGAGCGACTTTAA